The proteins below come from a single Lodderomyces elongisporus chromosome 3, complete sequence genomic window:
- the VHS2 gene encoding putative beta-1,6-N-acetylglucosaminyltransferase, with the protein MTTTSPSRSNSTKQKLAMFSFGSEELASNESAAPAAQDAPKPPLHSTESCIFERDCLYLHPEGSESLSSLTYSIYGNGSGSGNDSTNMEKLSQSPQQPQQSTLPPPNPFSSFSSSSGNTTTTTNANTLSSYNKPFGRSRSSTHNSSISLNSAATSLTMSSSLHGVLRAEDHIPPCLDATCQVLNKEAEELEQVNVVYSSRRNSSVAALNMALGRPVSPSSRKNSLYNNASFTQLEQIPQRQQSDAEEMKEGKSPSSPLSPSNLSASNLKHSKSQVSFYSFAEVLNEESTSRRPMMRTAVSQGFVPTLKGTKFSTTPKKRNSLSYSNSLKFRRPEQLSSQSQLQSQTQPQQSNLSKMMVKKEGSKEPSEEPDAGNKSDNQHNDNASFISCSVADCLRGVTTEISGH; encoded by the coding sequence ATGACTACAACCTCACCTTCAAGATCCAACTCTACTAAACAGAAGCTAGCCATGTTTTCATTTGGAAGCGAAGAACTCGCCTCCAATGAATcagcagcaccagcagcacAAGATGCTCCAAAACCACCATTACATTCAACTGAAAGCTGTATTTTTGAAAGAGACTGCCTCTATTTACATCCAGAGGGCTCAGAATCTCTTTCATCATTAACATACTCCATATACGGTaatggtagtggtagtggaaACGATAGTACCAATATGGAGAAATTATCTCAAtcaccacaacaaccacaacaatccacattaccaccacccaATCCATTCTCTTcgttttcttcatcatcagggaatactactactaccactaatGCAAACACCTTGAGTTCATACAACAAACCATTTGGGAGGTCCAGATCATCGACACACAACTCATCCATCTCACTAAACTCAGCAGCAACTTCATTGACAATGTCCTCCTCACTTCACGGTGTTTTGCGCGCAGAAGACCACATCCCACCCTGTCTTGACGCTACATGCCAAGTATTAAACAAGGAAGCTGAAGAATTGGAACAAGTCAATGTCGTTTACTCATCAAGAAGAAACTCATCAGTAGCCGCATTGAATATGGCATTGGGCAGACCCgtatcaccatcatctaGAAAAAACTCATTGTACAACAATGCTTCATTCACCCAGTTGGAACAAATTCCACAAAGACAACAACTGGATGCCgaagaaatgaaagaagGCAAATCCCCATCTTCACCATTGAGTCCTAGCAATTTATCAGCATCAAACTTGAAGCACTCAAAATCACAAGTTAGCTTTTATAGCTTTGCCGAAGTCTTGAATGAAGAATCAACTTCACGTAGACCAATGATGAGAACAGCTGTGTCACAAGGCTTTGTTCCAACATTAAAAGGAACAAAGTTTAGCACTACACCAAAGAAGAGAAACTCGTTACTGTACTCCAATTCTTTAAAGTTTAGACGTCCAGAACAACTTTCAAGTCAGTCACAATTACAATCACAAACTCAACCTCAACAAAGTAATTTGAGCAAGATGATGGTGAAGAAAGAGGGATCCAAGGAACCCTCTGAAGAACCCGATGCAGGTAATAAGAGTGACAATCAACATAACGACAATGCTAGCTTCATTAGCTGTTCAGTAGCAGACTGTTTAAGAGGGGTAACAACGGAAATCAGTGGCCATTAA